ATAAATGCAAAAAAAATACAAGCTTATAGTTTCGGGATAAGATTGTAACCAATATGCTTATAAATAGTGGATTAAAACTTAATTCATTAGAAACATTGCGTTATCAACCTTATCAACTCTAAAAAAAAGTAGGTTTTTTTAAATCTATATTTTGCCAATCAAAAAAAACGCCCTACTTTTGCAACTCCTTTTTCAGGAACAAGTTCTTTGTCTAGTAAATATTACGATTTTTGGGGGTGTACCAGAGTGGCCAAATGGGGCAGACTGTAAATCTGCTAGCTTTCGCTTACGGTGGTTCGAATCCATCCGCCCCCACAGTTTTTTTAGACGCAGAAATGCGAGTGTAGCTCAGCTGGTAGAGCGACAGCCTTCCAAGCTGTAGGTCGCGTGTTCGAACCACGTCACTCGCTCTAAAAAGCCTTCGTAGCTCAGGGGTAGAGCACTTCCTTGGTAAGGAAGAGGTCGGCAGTTCAATTCTGCTCGAAGGCTCTCCTTATTTCGAGAAAAGGAGGTATTTATCACATAGAAGTTTTTCTGTGTGGTTTTTTATTTGAACTTTTATATCGGATTTAAAATAATTTAATTTAATAACAATATGGCAAAAGAAAATTTTGACCGTAGTAAGCCTCACGTAAACATTGGTACTATCGGTCACGTTGATCATGGAAAGACAACATTAACGGCTGCAATTACCACTGTTCTAGCAGGTAAGGGACTTTCAGCTCTTAGAGACTTTTCATCTATTGATAATGCTCCTGAAGAGAAAGAGCGTGGTATTACTATTAATACATCACACGTTGAGTATGCTACTGAAAACCGTCACTATGCACACGTTGACTGTCCTGGTCACGCTGATTATGTGAAAAACATGGTTACTGGAGCGGCTCAAATGGATGGTGCCATACTTGTTGTTGCTGCTACTGATGGTCCTATGCCACAAACTCGTGAGCATATCCTTCTGGCTCGCCAGGTAGGTGTACCTCAATTAGTAGTTTTTATGAACAAAGTTGATATGGTGGATGATCCTGAACTACTTGAATTAGTAGAAATGGAGATTCGTGAACTATTATCTTTCTATAAATTCGACGGTGATAATATCCCTGTAATTCAAGGTTCTGCCTTAGGTGGTTTGAACGGAGAAGAGAAATGGGTTAAAACTATTGAAGAATTAATGGCAGCAGTGGATTCTTTCATTCCTCTTCCTGCTAGAGCGACTGATAAGCCTTTCCTAATGCCGGTTGAGGATGTATTCTCTATTACTGGTCGTGGAACTGTAGCTACTGGTCGTATCGAAACTGGTGTAATTAACTCTGGAGAAGCTGTTGATATCTTAGGTATGGGTGCAGAAGGCTTAAAGTCAACTGTAACTGGTGTTGAGATGTTCCGTAAGATTCTTGATAGAGGTGAAGCTGGTGATAACACTGGTTTACTTTTAAGAGGTGTTGAGAAATCTCAAATTAAGCGTGGAATGGTAATCTGTAAGCCAGGTTCTGTTAAGCCACACTCTAAGTTCAAAGGTGAAATTTACGTTCTTTCTAAAGAAGAAGGTGGACGTCATACTCCGTTCTTTAACAAATACCGTCCTCAGTTCTACTTCAGAACTACAGACGTAACTGGAGAAATCATGCTACCTGAAAACGTAGAAATGGTAATGCCAGGTGATAACGTAACTATCGAAGTTACTTTGATTAACTCAATTGCTATGGATAAAGGTCTTCGTTTCGCGATTCGTGAAGGTGGACGTACTGTAGGGGCTGGTCAAGTAACAGAAATCATAGAGTAATCTAAGTTTTTAGGTTCTTATAGAAAGCACTCCTTAATTGGAGTGCTTTTTTTGTGTAAAAGAGCCCCCATAAAATGAAAACAAAAAAAGCAGCTACCGTCTTTATCTTTATTACTGTCCTTATAGACGTAATAGGAATTGGCATAGTTATTCCCATAATCCCTGCTCTTATTCAGGAATTAGTAGGAGGTACTATAAGCGACGCCAGTCATTATGCTATGGGTCTCGTTTTGATATATGCCAGTATGCAATTTTTGTTTTCTCCTATTATTGGCGGATTAAGTGACCAATATGGTCGCAGAAAAGTCCTTCTTTTCTCTTTATTAGGATTTGGTATAGACTCCCTTTTCCAAGCCCTTGCCCCTACAATTGGTTGGCTATTTATTGGTCGTACCATTGCAGGCATTACTGGAGCAAGTTTCACTACCGCAAACGCCTATATAGCAGATGTAAGTACTCCTGAGAAAAGAGCTCAAAACTTCGGGCTCCTCGGTGCAGCAT
This sequence is a window from Arcticibacterium luteifluviistationis. Protein-coding genes within it:
- the tuf gene encoding elongation factor Tu codes for the protein MAKENFDRSKPHVNIGTIGHVDHGKTTLTAAITTVLAGKGLSALRDFSSIDNAPEEKERGITINTSHVEYATENRHYAHVDCPGHADYVKNMVTGAAQMDGAILVVAATDGPMPQTREHILLARQVGVPQLVVFMNKVDMVDDPELLELVEMEIRELLSFYKFDGDNIPVIQGSALGGLNGEEKWVKTIEELMAAVDSFIPLPARATDKPFLMPVEDVFSITGRGTVATGRIETGVINSGEAVDILGMGAEGLKSTVTGVEMFRKILDRGEAGDNTGLLLRGVEKSQIKRGMVICKPGSVKPHSKFKGEIYVLSKEEGGRHTPFFNKYRPQFYFRTTDVTGEIMLPENVEMVMPGDNVTIEVTLINSIAMDKGLRFAIREGGRTVGAGQVTEIIE